GAAACCCGTAATGACTACAGGATCAGCAAGAGTGTGGTGGATAAACTGAATGAGTTTAATGATCCACGTTTGCTTATTTACGGTGCTATTCCAAGAGATACCAATAAAGTGGTGGGCATCACCAACGGTCTGGCTACTGACTCAGCAGCTCGCCTGGGCTTTAACAAGACTTCAGATGTGGGCGCAGTATTCACTGCTGCAACAGCACCTGCTGTATTATTCAATGCTGCAGAACTGTTGTTCATTAAGGCAGAAGCAGCACAGGTAGGTTTATTACCAGGTGATGCATCATCACTGTATAATCGTGCAGTGACAGCTTCCCTGAAGCAGTACAATGTGAGCGATGCAAATGTGACGGCTTACCTCGCACAGGCAGCTGTAGCTTATAATGCGGCTAACTATAAAAAATCTATCGGTGAGCAGAAGTGGTTAGCATTGTTTGGTGATGGATTGGAAGGGTTCGCTGAATGGCGCAGACTTGATTATCCAAAGTTACCAGCAGCATACACAGGCAACCTGGGTGGTAAAATACCTTTAAGACTAACTTATCCTTCTTCAGAGCAGGCACTGAACGGAACCAACTATAAAGCAGCCGTCACTAATCAGGGACCGGATGCGTTGACCACCCGTTTATGGTTTGACAAAGAATAACAAAAGCGGGATAGTTTTCCCGCTTTCGTAAATTAATTTCCGTTTTTGCTTTACTGTTTGAGACAAGAATATTGATTTTTGTTCTATCAGATACACTCTTGTTCAATTTGTAATAGTAAAAAGTGATGAATTAGGCCCCGGTTTCCCGGGGCTTTTATTTTTAATCAGGTTATAATACGGGTGTTCTGCCCCCATCTACGCATAAATTGGTTCCGGTGATGTAGGCAGCGGCCGGAGTGGCCAGGAATGCTACCGCCGCAGCAATCTCTTTCGGGTCACCAAATCTTTTCATCGGGATCTCCCTTAGATATTCCTCTTCGATATTGTTTACGGTAGTGTTGCGTTTGGTAGCGCTATACTCCATCATAGATTGCAGGCGTGCGGTGTTGGTCATACCGGGCAGCACGTTGTTCACGGTGATACCATAGGGGGCCAGTTCGCCCGCCATTGTTTTTGCCCAGGAAGCAACACCTCCGCGGATCGTATTAGATACCCCCAGATTTTTAAGCGGTGCTTTAACTGATGTTGAAACAATATTTATGATACGTCCGTAACCAGCAGCTGTCATGCCCGCTATAACGGCCTGTACGAGTATATGGTTGATAATAACATGTTGCTGGAAGGCATCTGTAAATTCGTGGATGTCGGCTTCCATAACCGGACCTGCTTTGGGCCCGCCGGTATTGTTGACAAGAATATGTACCGTTTTTCTTTCGGTAATACTTTTTATAGCCTGTTCCACCTGTTGGGTGTCACGGAAGTCAGCTACCACATAACTATGCTCCTGCAAATGTTCAGTAGCCAGTCCGGCAACAGCGGTCTTCAGACTTTCCTTGTTCCTGGCCAGCAGGACGCATTCTGCGCCCAAAGCAGCCAATTCACCGGCTGTTGCCAATCCTATTCCCTGAGTGCTTCCACAGATAACGGCGGTTTTCCCCTTTAACGATAGTTCCATACTAATAGATAACTGATAATTACACAATGATCTGCAAAAGCCGTTGAGATGTTTTAGCTAAGATAGGACATCCCGGTCTTATTCTAAACACGTACGTATATACGCTTTTTATCAAGTATTTTTCCGACGCTCCAGCAAAACAACATAAATACCAACGCAAATAACAGCGATCCGGGTTTACCAGGCGCAATCTGCTGGAAAATGCCTGCATTGATCGCCTTATAAACACTGACACCTCCAATCTGGAAGAAGTAGAGGAAGATCACCACTACCTCTGACAGCAGGTAAAGGAAAAGTGGATTCTTACCAAAAACTGTAAAGAAGCCTGTCCAGCCTTCCAGTTTCCTGAAATCTATAATATAGATCAGCAGAGAAAGCAGCAAGAGATCAATACCTACCGTAAACAGTACATAAGAGCTTGTCCACAATTTTTTATTGATAGGGAACTGGGCATCCCAGAGTACTGCTAATACTATCAGGAATCCGCCTGCTTGTACCAGTTTGCCTAGTCCTTTACCCGTTTTACCATACTCCTGTACAAATAGTCCCGTATAGTAACCTGCGATAACATTCACAATGGCCGGGAATGTACTCAGCAGCCCTTCCGGATCAAAAGCAATCCCTTCACCATGATACAGGTGACTATCACCCATAACAAACTTGTCGAAAAGTATTGCGGCATTACCTGTCAGGCTATATCTGTCAGCCGGGTCACCAAAAGTGTACATGATCGCCCAGTAGCCAAGTAACAGCACAGCACTCACTGCCCACACCGCTTTTTTAGGCAGATAGTGGATCAGGAGGGAGGCGAAACAGTAACATAGTGCAATACGTTGTAAGACACCGAGAATACGGGTATCAGATAGCGGAATGAATTCCAGTCCTGCCGGCGTGTGTCTTACGAACGGCAGCCAATACATCAGGAATCCAAGCAGGAAGATCAGGATGGTACGACGGAAGATCTTTGATAACACCGTCTTATCATCCAGCTGCTGAAATTTACGCATACTAAAGCTCATCGCATTACCTACGGCAAACAGGAAGGAAGGGAATACCATGTCTGTCGGCGTACAGCCATGCCACTGTGCATGGTTGAGCATATCATAGGACGTATCCCAGCCGGGGGTATTGACAATGATCATGAAACATACTGTCAGTCCCCTGAATACGTCCAGGGGTAAAAAGCGCTGCGGTGTTATATTGGTCATAGATGTCTGTTGGATATTTTATAAATATAATACAACCATTTTACTACGCATAGGTAGAAATTTTAGCGTATCCGGAATGATTTTTTTACTTTAGTGGTAAAGCATCCCCTTAGTTGAATAACAAAGTCACCATAGCAGATATCGCCAGAGAACTGAATTTAACAGGTGCGACTGTTTCCAGAGCCTTAAATAACCGTAAGGGTACCAGCGAGGAGACCCGTAAGCTGGTACAGGCCGCTGCCGAGAAAATGAACTACAGGCGCGACAGGATAGCCTGGTCACTCCGGTCAGGCCGTACGAATATTATCGGCGTCATTATTCCCAGCGCGGAGATTAATTTCTTTGGCTCTGTTGTCCACGGCATTGAAAGCATGGCGAACCAGCATGGGTATAACGTGCTGATCTACCAGTCCAATGAGCAGCCGGAGTATGAGAAAAAAGCAATAGAGACATTCCTGAGCACCCGTGTGGATGGTATTCTGGCGTCTATCGCCAAGGAGACCAAGGAATTTAGTCATTACCTCGAAATCAAAGAACATGGGGTACCGCTGGTCTTCTTTGACCGTGCGAACGACAGTCTGAATATTCCTTCGGTTGTCGTGGATGACTTTAAGGGCGCTTATTATGCTACTGAACATCTTTTAAAGCAGGGATATACCCGCATCGCCCATATTGCAGGGCAGCAGCACCTCAAGATCTTCAAAGATCGCCTGGATGGTTACAAAGCAGCATTGGCCGCGAATGGTGTTACCTTCGACGAATCCATGGTTTATTTCGGGGATGTGTCCATCAATGCCGGCCGTCAGGCTATTGCGCATCTGTTGACTGTTCCTCATCCTCCTGATGCTGTATTTGCAGTGGAGGATTTTACCGCTTTGGGCGCCGTAAAGGAACTGAAAGACAGGAATGTCGACATCCCAGGGTCTTTCGGCGTGATCGGCTTTGCAAATGAGTCGTTCGATGAGCATATCACACCGAGTCTTTCCAGTATAGATCAGCAGACGGTTGAAATGGGGAAGGAGGCGTGTCGTTTACTCATGGAGCTGATCGAAGGTAATGGCGTGGTAAGTACGCAGGTCCGTACCAAGGTAGTGCTTGAGCCAGTAGCCCGGTTCAGGCAGTCTTCTCAGAAATGATCCTTCTTGTTTATTGATAAAGCATTTTTGAAGTCAGATGTCTTTGAAAAGTCCTCTGTTGTGGTGATTCCTGCCACCAAGCAGTCCCTTTCAAAGGACCTCTTCCAAACCGCTTGTAAAATTGAAAGTAAACGATTACATTTATTGTCTATTCCACATCCTTTTTTAGATACAGTGTTGTTTACCAATTGTTTATTGTAAAACATGCCAATAGGCCTTATCAGCCACACTGTATTTTAGAGAGAAGTATTGTAATCGTTTACGTAAATCTTTTAACTTTGAGAATTATTCCACAAAAAATAGATTCCATGGATATATCTGCAGTCAGAATTTAATGCCAACAGCGCTTCTTCATATTCAACAATACAAGCTCCACAAAATTGAAAAAACATGAAAATGAAAGTATTTCTGACTGTCCTGCTCTCCGCAACAATGGCCAATGTTGCTTTTGCGCAGGAAACCTCCAGAGAGATCTGGTCTAAAAAGAAAGCTGCCAAATGGTATAAACAGCACACCTGGCAACGGGGCGCTAATTTCATTCCCAGCTATGCCATTAATCAGCTGGAAATGTGGCAGGCATCTACTTTTGATACTGCTGTTATTAACAGGGAACTGGGGTATGCTGCGGGTATCGGCATGAACTCAATGAGGGTATTCCTTCATCATGCTGCCTGGGAACAAGATCGTGAAGGCTTTAAACAAAGGATGAACACCTATCTGGATATATCCGACAGGAACGGCATCTCCACCACCTTTGTGCTGTTTGACGACTGTTGGAATAATACTTATACGACCGGTCAGCAACCTGCCCCTAAAACCGGGATACACAACTCAGGCTGGCTGCAGGATCCGGGTATACGCAGGGAAACTTCCCCGGCGCTCACCGATACACTGGAGTTGTATGTAAAAGACGTGCTGACATCATTCGGAAAAGATAAACGTATCCTGTTGTGGGATCTGTACAATGAACCAGGTAATTCAAATTATGGTAATAAAAGCATGGACCTTTTACAGAAAGTATTTGTCTGGGCCAGGCAGGTGCCGGTAGAGCAACCGGTATCAGCGGGTGTATGGGCGAAAAACCTGACCGACCTGAATACTTTCCAGCTGAATAACTCTGACGTCATCACCTATCATAATTATGCAGATGAAAAAGAGCATCAGCAGGTAATTGACAGCCTGCGGAAGTTCGGCCGTCCGCTGATATGTACAGAATATATGGCCCGCACAAGGGGAAGCCGTTTCCAGAATATCATGCCGCTGCTCAAGAAGGAAAAAGTGGCTGCATATAACTGGGGACTGGTATCTGGTAAGACCAATACCATCTACGCATGGGATACTCCTATGAAAGATGGCGCAGAGCCTTCCGTGTGGTTCCATGACATCTTCCGCCAGGATGGAACGCCCTATAGTGCGGAAGAAGTAACAACTATAAAAACATTGACGGGAGGACATTGATCTCCCTTTAGTATATCATCAAAAAAATAAATACAGTGGAGCAAGCTAAATTAAACGCCTTTTCCCAGCAGCATTTCGACCAGGAACCAATAATGGTAAGAGCAGCAGGGCGTATTAACCTGATCGGAGAGCACACCGACTATAATAACGGGTTTGTATTGCCCGCTGCTATAGACAAAGCTATTTATCTGGCTATCGTAAAACGTAATGATAACAAGATCATTTTACATGCGCTGGACGTAAATGACCGCTATGAAGGTTCTCTGGATAATGTTGTCCGTACAGCACAGCAATGGCCTGACTATCTGCTGGGCGTTGTGCAGCAGTTACAACAGGCTGGTCATATCATTGGTGGTTTCGAATGTGCTTTTTGCGGTAATGTTCCCCTGGGCGCCGGCCTTTCATCCTCCGCAGCACTCGAATGTGCAACCATCTATGCATTGAACGAGCTTTTTGGACTGGGAATCGGTCGTAAGGACATGACCTTGCTGGCACAGGCTGCAGAAAACCACTTCGTAGGTGTACGCTGCGGTATCATGGACCAGTTTGCGAGCATGTTCGGTAAAAAACAACAGCTGATCAAGCTGGATTGTGCTTCACTGGATTATGAATATATTCCTTTCAACTTTGATGATGTTAGTCTGGTGTTACTGGATACGCAGGTAAAACACTCTCTGGCATCTTCTGAATACAATACCCGCCGCGCGGAATGTGAAACCGGTGTGGCGCTGATCAAAAAGCATCACCCGCATGTGAACAGTCTGCGTGATGCCAATATGGATATGCTGAATGAATATGTGAAGTCACATAATGCTACCGTATATGACCGTTGTCGTTATGTAGTTGAGGAGATCCAGCGTTTGCAGGATGCTTGTGAAGACCTGCAGCGTAACGACCTGGAGGCATTTGGAAAGAAGGTATTCGCGACACATGAAGGACTGGATAAACTGTATAATGTAAGTTGTCCGGAACTGAACTGGCTGGCTGAATTTGCCGCAGGCCAGCAGGGTGTGTTAGGTGCCCGTATGATGGGTGGCGGTTTTGGTGGTTGCACCATCAACATCGTCAGGAAATCCGCAGTACCTGCATTGCTGGAAGCAGCCGCAGCTGGTTATGAGCAGGCCTTCAAAACACCACTGAAAGCATATGTTACCAGTATCGAAGATGGTTGCCGCACTGTCAACAATCTTGTTAATAACTAAGTACTAGATCGCAGGGTGGTCTGATACCATGTCCCGGACCACCCTTCATTAAATGTTCTGAGAGAATGTCTGAAAATACCTTTGATCTGACAGCGCATCCACATACCCGTTTAAACATCCTCACAGGAGAATGGGTATTGGTATCGCCACACCGTTCCAAACGCCCATGGCAGGGGAAAGTAGAATCTCCTGCGCTGGTGCAGCGTCCCGCCTATGTGGAAGATTGTTATCTGTGTCCGGGAAATACCCGCGCAGACGGTACTAAAAATGCACAATACGACGGACCGATCGCATTTACGAATGACTTTTCCGCATTGCTGGCAGATACGCCGGCCGGAAAGGTGGATGAAGATGAATTACTGATCGCGCGTTCACAGAAAGGCATTTGCCGGGTGATCTGCTTTAGTCCGCGTCATGACCTGACCTTACCTGAAATGGATCTGCGGGATATCCGCAAAGTGGTGGACCTCTGGCATGCACAGCTGGAAGAGCTGGCCGCCGTTCCATTTATCAAATACATACAGATCTTCGAAAATAAGGGAGAGATCATGGGTTGCAGCAACCCGCACCCCCATGGTCAGATCTGGGCTTCTGAAGACGTGCCGATGGAACTTGAAAAAGAGACCCGTCAGCAACGCAACTATTTCCAGCAGCACGGCCGTAGTCTGCTGACTGCTTACCTGGAAAAAGAACTGAAAGCAGGAGAGCGTATTATCGCAGAGAATGAGCATTTCGTGGCGCTGGTACCTTTCTGGGCAGTCTGGCCATATGAGGCGATGATCATCAGTCGCCGTCATGTACAAAGTCTGCTGCAGTTCACAGATGCTGAACGTGATGGACTGGC
The DNA window shown above is from Chitinophaga agri and carries:
- a CDS encoding SDR family oxidoreductase, which codes for MELSLKGKTAVICGSTQGIGLATAGELAALGAECVLLARNKESLKTAVAGLATEHLQEHSYVVADFRDTQQVEQAIKSITERKTVHILVNNTGGPKAGPVMEADIHEFTDAFQQHVIINHILVQAVIAGMTAAGYGRIINIVSTSVKAPLKNLGVSNTIRGGVASWAKTMAGELAPYGITVNNVLPGMTNTARLQSMMEYSATKRNTTVNNIEEEYLREIPMKRFGDPKEIAAAVAFLATPAAAYITGTNLCVDGGRTPVL
- a CDS encoding acyltransferase family protein: MTNITPQRFLPLDVFRGLTVCFMIIVNTPGWDTSYDMLNHAQWHGCTPTDMVFPSFLFAVGNAMSFSMRKFQQLDDKTVLSKIFRRTILIFLLGFLMYWLPFVRHTPAGLEFIPLSDTRILGVLQRIALCYCFASLLIHYLPKKAVWAVSAVLLLGYWAIMYTFGDPADRYSLTGNAAILFDKFVMGDSHLYHGEGIAFDPEGLLSTFPAIVNVIAGYYTGLFVQEYGKTGKGLGKLVQAGGFLIVLAVLWDAQFPINKKLWTSSYVLFTVGIDLLLLSLLIYIIDFRKLEGWTGFFTVFGKNPLFLYLLSEVVVIFLYFFQIGGVSVYKAINAGIFQQIAPGKPGSLLFALVFMLFCWSVGKILDKKRIYVRV
- a CDS encoding LacI family DNA-binding transcriptional regulator; translated protein: MNNKVTIADIARELNLTGATVSRALNNRKGTSEETRKLVQAAAEKMNYRRDRIAWSLRSGRTNIIGVIIPSAEINFFGSVVHGIESMANQHGYNVLIYQSNEQPEYEKKAIETFLSTRVDGILASIAKETKEFSHYLEIKEHGVPLVFFDRANDSLNIPSVVVDDFKGAYYATEHLLKQGYTRIAHIAGQQHLKIFKDRLDGYKAALAANGVTFDESMVYFGDVSINAGRQAIAHLLTVPHPPDAVFAVEDFTALGAVKELKDRNVDIPGSFGVIGFANESFDEHITPSLSSIDQQTVEMGKEACRLLMELIEGNGVVSTQVRTKVVLEPVARFRQSSQK
- a CDS encoding glycoside hydrolase 5 family protein, yielding MKVFLTVLLSATMANVAFAQETSREIWSKKKAAKWYKQHTWQRGANFIPSYAINQLEMWQASTFDTAVINRELGYAAGIGMNSMRVFLHHAAWEQDREGFKQRMNTYLDISDRNGISTTFVLFDDCWNNTYTTGQQPAPKTGIHNSGWLQDPGIRRETSPALTDTLELYVKDVLTSFGKDKRILLWDLYNEPGNSNYGNKSMDLLQKVFVWARQVPVEQPVSAGVWAKNLTDLNTFQLNNSDVITYHNYADEKEHQQVIDSLRKFGRPLICTEYMARTRGSRFQNIMPLLKKEKVAAYNWGLVSGKTNTIYAWDTPMKDGAEPSVWFHDIFRQDGTPYSAEEVTTIKTLTGGH
- the galK gene encoding galactokinase, translating into MEQAKLNAFSQQHFDQEPIMVRAAGRINLIGEHTDYNNGFVLPAAIDKAIYLAIVKRNDNKIILHALDVNDRYEGSLDNVVRTAQQWPDYLLGVVQQLQQAGHIIGGFECAFCGNVPLGAGLSSSAALECATIYALNELFGLGIGRKDMTLLAQAAENHFVGVRCGIMDQFASMFGKKQQLIKLDCASLDYEYIPFNFDDVSLVLLDTQVKHSLASSEYNTRRAECETGVALIKKHHPHVNSLRDANMDMLNEYVKSHNATVYDRCRYVVEEIQRLQDACEDLQRNDLEAFGKKVFATHEGLDKLYNVSCPELNWLAEFAAGQQGVLGARMMGGGFGGCTINIVRKSAVPALLEAAAAGYEQAFKTPLKAYVTSIEDGCRTVNNLVNN
- a CDS encoding UDP-glucose--hexose-1-phosphate uridylyltransferase; its protein translation is MSENTFDLTAHPHTRLNILTGEWVLVSPHRSKRPWQGKVESPALVQRPAYVEDCYLCPGNTRADGTKNAQYDGPIAFTNDFSALLADTPAGKVDEDELLIARSQKGICRVICFSPRHDLTLPEMDLRDIRKVVDLWHAQLEELAAVPFIKYIQIFENKGEIMGCSNPHPHGQIWASEDVPMELEKETRQQRNYFQQHGRSLLTAYLEKELKAGERIIAENEHFVALVPFWAVWPYEAMIISRRHVQSLLQFTDAERDGLAAILKDLTTRYDNLFETSFPYSAGMHQMPFNDGEDHPEWHWHMHFYPPLLRSATVKKFMVGYEMLAHPQRDITPEFAAARLRALPVVHYKQAGVPA